CAGAATCTATCCCGAGTGACTCAGGAGCAAAGTCTGAAATTAAAGAGAACAAGGAGGCTTAAGGAATCCagtgaggagagcagaggaaagcCCTCTAGTGCAGAGAAGGGCTAGTTCAGGAACTGTCCATAGTGACAAGCTGAGGACAGGCTAGACGGGGGTCTCCAACTCCTTCCATCAGCTTCCATCCTACCTGCAGAAGCAGCTGGCACcgtgagcccaccccaaaacaaGTCAGACCCCAGCAGTGGAGAGTAGGAGAAATTCTAAGTGATGGGACTGCTGTGGAGAGGGGTGTCCTGTCCAGGGGAGGCAGGTCCCCTGCGTggacatgcaggatatgggggaTGTGGGTCTTCTCTGACCTCTGCAACCTCTCTGTCCTCATTCCTAGGCTTGGACCCCAGAGATTACACGGTGGAGAATCTGACCTGCATGGGCGTGGCTGCCTTGATCCTGGTGGTCCTCGGGATTCTGCTGCTAGAGGCTCAGCACAGCAAGAGAAGGACCCCAGACACAGCCAGGAGCTAAACATGAAGGGGAACAAGCCACCATTATATATGGCAGAGCTGTGGGCATGCatcccaggtgcccagaggcaTCTGGAGGAAAGACTGCAGCTCACCCTCGCTGATCTGTCTGCTGACAACATCAAGGGGGAGCATGGTTCAGGTGCAGGACATGTCGGGGCTGCTTCCTGCCCAGGACTTGTCCCCCATGACCTGTGGTGCTTTCCCTCCTGCATTGCTGGACATCCTTGACTGCCCCCGTCTTTCCTCATCCCTGTGACTTGAGGGTTCATCCCAAACAGCAGGGCTGGTTCATACCTTCTTACAGTGGCAGCTCTGGTCCACCTTCATGGGATacattttcctttactttccatttccaccttcCCTGATGTCCACTATTGTCCTCCATCCCTTCAGCGCAAAACACAGACTCTGTTTTCATAAGTAAATAAGTTGGTGAAAATCAGGTCTGCGTTGGAACAGATGACTCCAAAACCATTCCCTGAACCCTCTCTAGACTCACAGAGCTCTTCTGTCCTCATGCGGTGACACCTGGTGGAATCTTCCAGAGACACCATCAGTTTGAGTGAGCTCAGGGATGTGTGAGGTGCAaggaataaatgttttttttattttaagttgtgATTCATAACATTTGCCCATTTCTTTGGTGTAAACACACCCATCATGGGCAACATCAAGGAGCCATGTGAATGCACTGTGCACCCAGGTGGGAGTCATGGATACACCATCTTCACGAGTGAATGTGATCCTGCAGGGGACACACCTCACTGGAGACCCCAaagtgcacgtgtgtgtgtgtgtgtgtgtgtgcgcgcgcgtgcacatgTGGGGATGTTTGTGTGTGAGGCTGGGTCTGTCTCCAATATTTTCCAGTGCTTACGTGTCAGCTATTTTTCCTTCATGCTGTACCTTCTCCATCCTGGCCTCCTGTAAACGCCTGGGCTCCTGTCCACATCTGGGTTcctaatcttaattttttttaagattttatttattatttaaatgagagagagagtgagggcaggCGCTGAGGGACAGGGACAAACATACTCTGGGCAGAAAACAGAGCTTGACCTCAGCCTAGACCCACAGCTCAATCcaacgaccttgagatcatgacctaaaccaaactcaagagtcagagacttgaAGGCACCAAGCagccccaggcgccccctggattCCTGTTCTAAGTGAAGTGAACTACAACACTTGGCAACCATTCACAGACTGAAAATAGTCCACTACCTAAAAACGTGAATTTCTGAAAATgccttctctcccattctctttctgTAGTGGGATGCTGGGAAACTCCCCCCCACCTTGGAGGGTATGATCGCAGTCCTAGGGGCAGAGGCTCCCTCTGTGTGTTGAGGGATCCACCCCCAAAgcccttcctgtctctcctgAGGATGCAGCCTGACCTCCTGGATCCCCACGCCTTCCCCACTGAGAGGACCATGGGGAACCCCTCTGCATCCACACGGGTGCAAAAATCATCCCTTCCAGCCCTCCGCGGTCTCAGGCAGCAGCAGGGACTCAGCTTAgttctctgcctctgctgggGTTCCAATTGCTTCTGGAGAAGTTCATTTCCCCTTTACCTgcgtgtctctgtgtctgcatagttTAGACGTGCTGTGAGCGGCAATCCGGTATTCAGAGCAGACAAGGTCTCCAGCGGGTACACGAACCAGCCACCTGGATGCAGAGTCTGGACCCGGGACCCCATCACCGCGACGGGACCCCCAGCCCATGCTCATCTTACCTGGTCTGGAAactcacagctccccatccctcccatgaCCCCGACACCCAATCCCCACACTCACTCTGGGGGGTGCAGTTCAGGACGACATCAGCAAATGGGAACTGAGGAGCAGAGCAAGGACACGCCGCCCAAGGTCAGGCTGGCAGTGGACAGTCCAAGAATAGTTCGGTGAAGATCCACTTTCCTGCAAAATCAGAGCTCTAGCCCAAATACACGTCCCCTGATGCTCGCACACAGACCGCAGGGTGAGGAGGACAGCTCAGCCCCAGGAACAAGGGGCACCAAGGAGCCAGGACGGACGGTCTGGGATGTTCCCAGCAAGGCCAGAGGTGGATAGCGTCAGAGCAAAACAGAGACAGTGACAGAAAGAGAGCCCACACTCCAGGGCCATGAGCAGGGTAGTGTTCCATTCCCCATGTGCCCGTATCTCTCCTCTGGGCTCATTGTCACCatgaccttgacctgagccattCAGACATGTCACATGAGTGTCTGTGCTGACATGAGCTCCCCAGCACTGCATGAACCCATGTCCTCTGCagcagctctgggtctggggaccCATCCATGGTGAGGACCCAGGGGTGTGCTGGGGATGAAGGAGACCCATGGGggaggctctgggagggaaggacCTGCCCTGGTCTCCTCACCCGGATGGGGCATCTCAGGAAGGCTCGAGGTCCACCTGCTGCACCATCATGGACACCAGAAACAGACTGGGCCTGAGGAGGGGCGTTCCTCTTCCTCTGGGACTGCTGACGTGACAACCCTGTGACAAGCAAGACTGGCCTCCCCGTGGCCACGCCcggtgtgtctgtctgtcctgcAGTCACAGTCAACCCTCCATCTGCACAGCCGGAACCAGAGAGAGGAGACACCATGACCCTCACCCTCACAACCCTGCTCTGTCTCGGTGAGATctgaggaggagaggggacaCTCTAGTCTGGGAGGGACCCACCCCACAGACAGGCCTGGTCCGTCAGAGATCCCAGGCTCAGGAAGCTCACAGGAGGAGGGGATCTGCTAGGATTCGGGGCAAACCTCTCACAGGGACTCTCTTCCAGGGCTGAGTCTGGGCTCCAGGACCCAAGCCCAGACAGGTGAGTCTGATCCCAGGGGTCCCAGTCCCATCTCCTCATTGGGGACAGGAGTCACCCATCAAGCAGCAGGGGATGGAGAACAGAAGTTCTGGGCTGACCGAGGGCAATGTCTGGGGGCTTGGGGCTGAGCTGggacctgggggtggggaaggtctgtgtcccagcctctgtttccttccagGGACCCTCCCCAGACCCACTGTCTGGGCTGAGCCAGGCTCTGTGATGCCTTGGGGGACATCTGTGACCATCTGGTGTCAGGGGAGCTTGGAGGCCCAGGAGTACCGCTTGCTTAAAGAGGGAGAGTTAGAGACCTGGGACAGACAGAAGCCACTGGAAACCAAAGACAAGGTCAAATTCCCCATCACACACATGGCAGACATATATGCAGGAAGATACCGCTGTGACTATCTCAGTCCCACTGGCTGGTCAGAGCCCAGTGACCCCCTGGAGCTGGTGGTGGTGACAGGTGCGAGCCCACTCAgggtcccagccccaggctctgccctcaggaagggagtgggctctcagctgtCTCCTCTCACAGCCCAGCCTGGGGACAATGTGGGAGATCTGAGCCTCATTTCACACCACGCCCTCCTCCTCTCCTAGGATCCCAGGGCAAACCCAGCCtctcagccctgcccagccctgtcGTGACCTCAGGAGGGAATGTGACCCTCCAGTGTGCCTCACGGATGGGATTTCACAGGTTCATCCTGATGAAGGAAGGAGAGCGCCAGCCCTCCTGGACCCTGGACTCCCAGCCAGCCCCCCATGGGAGGACCCAGGCCCTATTCCCTGTAGGCCCCGTGACCCCCAGCCTCAGCTGGACGTTCAGATGTTACGGCTATTACAGCAACACCCCCCAGGTGTGGTCGGACCCCAGTGACCCCCTGGAGCTGCTGGTCTCAGGTGAGAAAGTCAGACTGTTGCCCCATCTGTGTTTTGAGGCACCAGACAGGTTAACGGGGACTCTGCTCCCAGGGGAGCTCCAATGAGACGTGGGTGAGGGGACCACGGGGACTCGCAGGTCAGCGTCACTGACCGTGATGGACGGTGAGACCCGGGGATCaggatgggagaagggaggtttGGGGAGAAGCAGCCCCTGCCATCCACGGCTGGTCTCTCCCAGGTGTGTCGGGGAAGCCCTCCCTCCTGACCCAGCAGGACACTGTCGTGACCTCTGGACAGAGGCTGACTCTCCAGTGTCGCTCTGATGTCGGCTACAACAAATTCGCTCTGTCCAAGGAGGGGGCACCTGACCTTCCACAGCGGCTTAGCCGGCCGACCCAGTCTGGGCTCTCGGGGGGAACCTTCTACCTGGGCCTGGTGAGACCCTCCCATGGGGGCCGGTACAAGTGCTACGGTGGACACAACCTCTCCTCTGAATGGTCGGCCCCTAGTGACCCCCTGGACATCCTGCTCGCAGGTGAGGTCTCACGGCATCTGTCAGGACTCCAGACTCTGCACAGGTCCTGCCAGGCGAGCCCCAGGTGGTGGTGGCCGGGACCAGGGGTGAGGGGTcctcagggagggagagagacagagagagacaggggataGGAAGGGACAGACTCGGAGGACACAGACAGACGCAGCTCAGATCAAGGGCTGGACAGTCCCTCACCCGCCCTTCCTCTCTCTAGGACAGCTCTCCTACACACCCTCCCTCTCAGTGCTGCCTGGACCCACGGTGGCCCCAGGAGAGAATGTGACCCTGCTGTGTCAGTCTCGGAGCTCTGTGGACTCTTTCCTTCTGTCCAAGGAGGGGGCAGCCGATCCCCCGCTGCGTCTTAGATCACAGTACCGAGCTGGGCAG
The genomic region above belongs to Neovison vison isolate M4711 chromosome 7, ASM_NN_V1, whole genome shotgun sequence and contains:
- the LOC122911669 gene encoding leukocyte immunoglobulin-like receptor subfamily A member 6; protein product: MTLTLTTLLCLGLSLGSRTQAQTGTLPRPTVWAEPGSVMPWGTSVTIWCQGSLEAQEYRLLKEGELETWDRQKPLETKDKVKFPITHMADIYAGRYRCDYLSPTGWSEPSDPLELVVVTGSQGKPSLSALPSPVVTSGGNVTLQCASRMGFHRFILMKEGERQPSWTLDSQPAPHGRTQALFPVGPVTPSLSWTFRCYGYYSNTPQVWSDPSDPLELLVSGVSGKPSLLTQQDTVVTSGQRLTLQCRSDVGYNKFALSKEGAPDLPQRLSRPTQSGLSGGTFYLGLVRPSHGGRYKCYGGHNLSSEWSAPSDPLDILLAGQLSYTPSLSVLPGPTVAPGENVTLLCQSRSSVDSFLLSKEGAADPPLRLRSQYRAGQHQAEFPMSPVTSAHGGSYRCYGSASTSPYLLSQPSDPLELLVSGPSMDPGPPTTGPWTTGPGSADGPHWYPNALTGASVAFVLLLGLLVFLLVRHRHRVKCRKPGAADPEPKDRGLHDSSSPAPAAQEESLYVAMQDIQPEEGVELDHRNTQDEDPQGTTYVQVSRSKSRLRCGLATSPSPVLEGLLDSEDRQAEEDRQMDCQVVASDTPQDVTYAQLDPLALR